The Acetomicrobium sp. S15 = DSM 107314 genome window below encodes:
- a CDS encoding ABC transporter permease subunit — MSYILKTRFGAAIRATALDREMATMLGVDVDAVIRFIFFLGPALGGMAGIM; from the coding sequence TTGTCATATATATTGAAGACCAGATTCGGGGCTGCAATTCGCGCGACGGCCTTGGATCGAGAGATGGCCACGATGCTCGGAGTGGATGTCGACGCGGTGATTCGGTTCATATTTTTCCTGGGGCCGGCTTTGGGAGGCATGGCGGGAATTATGA